One stretch of Leptospira mtsangambouensis DNA includes these proteins:
- a CDS encoding putative lipoprotein — protein sequence MFKHLSIVSVIAVLISFNNCSILDSASGSISRLGVSVSDSASALVKSVSNSISSISDSGKEKAMNEYKEDIIASVALQIRYGNQKQELENQLSLIAKSHGVVAWRSNSATYIAIGQGLKQANLSPSEMKIVAEDVAKQNVTVAKLILNGYNL from the coding sequence ATGTTCAAACATTTGAGTATAGTTTCCGTAATTGCGGTACTAATTTCATTTAACAATTGTTCTATTCTTGATTCGGCTTCAGGAAGTATCAGTCGATTAGGAGTTTCTGTTTCTGACTCTGCTTCCGCACTAGTGAAATCAGTTTCGAATAGCATCTCTTCAATTTCTGATAGCGGAAAAGAAAAAGCAATGAACGAGTACAAAGAGGATATCATTGCAAGCGTAGCATTACAAATTCGTTACGGAAACCAAAAACAAGAACTTGAAAACCAACTTTCTTTAATTGCAAAATCTCACGGTGTTGTTGCGTGGAGATCAAACAGCGCAACTTACATTGCGATTGGACAAGGGTTAAAACAAGCAAACCTTTCTCCTTCTGAAATGAAAATCGTAGCGGAAGATGTAGCAAAACAAAATGTTACAGTCGCAAAACTAATATTAAACGGGTACAATCTATAA